A single window of Helicobacter pylori DNA harbors:
- a CDS encoding YfhL family 4Fe-4S dicluster ferredoxin, which translates to MSLLVNDECIACDACREECPSEAIEEGDPIYNIDPDRCTECYGYDDDEPRCVSVCPVDAILPDPNNAESKEELKYKYESLKEQD; encoded by the coding sequence ATGTCATTATTGGTGAATGATGAATGCATTGCGTGCGATGCTTGCAGGGAAGAATGCCCTAGTGAGGCGATTGAAGAGGGCGATCCCATTTATAATATTGATCCAGACAGATGCACGGAGTGTTACGGGTATGATGATGATGAGCCTCGTTGCGTGAGCGTATGCCCTGTAGATGCGATTTTACCGGATCCTAACAATGCTGAGAGCAAAGAGGAATTGAAATACAAATACGAAAGCTTAAAAGAGCAAGATTAA
- a CDS encoding Ppx/GppA family phosphatase, translating into MAKITTVIDIGSNSVRLAVFKKTSQFGFYLLFETKSKVRISEGCYAFNGILQEIPMQRAVKALSEFKEIALKYKSKKILCVATSAVRDAPNRLEFVARVKKACGLQIKIIDGQKEALYGGIACANLLHKNSGITIDIGGGSTECALIEKGKIKDLISLDVGTIRIKETFLDKDLDVKLAKAFIQKEVSKLPFKHKNAFGVGGTIRALSKILMKRFCYPIDSLHGYEIDAHKNLAFIEKIVTLKEDQLRLLGVNEERLDSIRSGALILSVVLEHLKTSLMITSGVGVREGVFLSDLLRHHYHKFPPNINPSLISLKDRFLPHEKHSQKVKKECVKLFEALSPLHKIDEKYLFHLKIAGELASMGKILSVYLAHKHSAYFILNALSYGFSHQDRAIICLLAQFSHKKIPKDNAIAHMSAMMPSLLTLQWLSFILSLAENLCLTDSHHLKYTLEKNKLVIHSNDALYLAKEMLPKLVKPIPLTIEFA; encoded by the coding sequence ATGGCTAAAATCACAACCGTGATTGATATAGGCTCTAATTCAGTGCGTTTGGCAGTCTTTAAAAAGACGAGCCAGTTTGGGTTTTACTTGCTTTTTGAGACTAAGTCTAAGGTTAGGATTTCAGAGGGTTGTTATGCGTTTAATGGAATCTTACAAGAAATCCCCATGCAAAGAGCCGTTAAAGCCTTGAGCGAATTTAAAGAAATCGCTCTCAAATACAAAAGCAAAAAAATCTTGTGCGTGGCGACCTCAGCGGTGCGCGATGCCCCTAATCGGTTAGAGTTTGTAGCGAGGGTGAAAAAGGCTTGCGGTTTGCAAATCAAAATCATTGATGGGCAAAAAGAAGCGCTCTATGGCGGGATCGCGTGCGCGAATTTGTTGCATAAAAATTCAGGGATCACGATAGATATTGGAGGGGGTAGCACGGAGTGCGCGTTGATTGAAAAAGGCAAGATTAAGGATCTCATCTCGCTTGATGTTGGGACGATTCGCATTAAAGAAACGTTTTTAGACAAAGACTTAGATGTCAAATTGGCTAAAGCCTTTATCCAAAAAGAAGTCTCTAAACTGCCCTTTAAGCACAAAAACGCCTTTGGGGTGGGGGGGACGATTAGGGCGTTGAGTAAGATACTCATGAAACGCTTTTGTTACCCTATTGATTCTTTGCATGGTTATGAAATAGATGCACATAAAAATTTAGCGTTCATTGAAAAAATCGTCACGCTCAAAGAAGATCAATTACGGCTTTTGGGGGTGAATGAAGAGCGTTTGGATAGTATTAGGAGCGGGGCGTTGATTCTATCAGTCGTTTTGGAGCATTTAAAAACTTCTTTAATGATCACTAGTGGGGTAGGGGTGAGAGAAGGCGTGTTTTTGAGCGATTTATTGCGCCACCATTACCATAAATTCCCCCCCAATATCAACCCCTCTCTCATCTCTTTAAAAGATCGCTTTTTGCCCCATGAAAAGCACAGCCAAAAGGTCAAAAAAGAATGCGTGAAATTGTTTGAAGCCTTATCGCCTTTGCATAAAATAGATGAAAAATACCTTTTCCATTTAAAGATTGCGGGGGAATTAGCGAGCATGGGTAAGATTTTAAGCGTCTATTTAGCCCACAAGCACAGCGCGTATTTCATTTTAAACGCTTTGAGTTATGGCTTTAGCCACCAAGATAGAGCGATCATTTGCTTATTGGCGCAATTCAGCCATAAAAAAATCCCTAAAGACAACGCTATCGCCCACATGAGCGCGATGATGCCAAGCCTTTTAACCTTACAATGGCTGAGTTTTATCCTTTCTTTAGCCGAAAATTTGTGCCTGACAGACAGCCATCATTTAAAATACACGCTAGAAAAAAACAAGCTTGTGATCCATTCTAATGATGCGCTTTACTTGGCTAAAGAGATGCTCCCTAAACTCGTTAAGCCCATTCCTTTGACGATAGAGTTTGCTTGA
- a CDS encoding tetratricopeptide repeat protein: MDIPIKKRFLANLLLFSLFSCLKAETLSEDHQILLSSDAFHRGDFATAQKGYMNLYKQTNKVVYAKEAAISAASLGDIKTAMHLAMLYQKITNNRNDVSINKILVDGYVQMGQIDKAIELLHKIRKEEKTIATDNVLGTLYLTQKRLDKAFPLLNKFYNQVHDEDSLEKLITIYFLQNRKKEGLDLLQSHIDRYGCSEQLCQKALNTFTQFNELDLAKITFARLYEKNPIVQNAQFYIGVLILLKEFDKAQQIAELFPFDRRLLLDLYTAQKKFDQASKQASLIYQEKKDPKFLGLEAIYHYESLSAKNKKLTKEEMLPIIQKLEQATKERQQILAKTKDKEDAQDAFFYNFLGYSLIDYDMDIKRGMDFVRKALALDSGSVLYLDSLAWGYYKLGNCLEAKKIFSSIAKESIQAEPELKEHNKIIQECKK; the protein is encoded by the coding sequence ATGGATATTCCAATAAAGAAAAGATTTTTAGCAAATTTATTGCTTTTTAGTCTGTTTTCTTGCCTTAAGGCTGAAACCCTTTCAGAAGATCATCAAATCCTGTTGAGTTCAGACGCTTTCCATAGAGGGGATTTTGCCACCGCTCAAAAAGGCTATATGAATCTCTATAAGCAAACCAATAAAGTGGTGTATGCTAAAGAAGCGGCCATTTCAGCGGCGAGTTTAGGGGACATTAAAACCGCTATGCATTTAGCCATGCTTTATCAAAAAATCACCAATAATCGTAACGATGTTTCTATCAATAAGATTTTAGTGGATGGCTATGTGCAAATGGGGCAGATTGATAAGGCGATTGAACTATTACACAAAATCCGTAAAGAAGAAAAGACCATAGCCACAGACAATGTGTTAGGGACTTTGTATCTGACTCAAAAGCGTTTGGATAAGGCTTTCCCATTGTTGAATAAGTTTTATAACCAAGTGCATGATGAAGACAGCCTAGAAAAACTCATTACGATTTATTTTTTACAAAACCGCAAAAAAGAGGGCTTGGATTTGTTGCAATCTCATATAGACAGGTATGGTTGCTCAGAGCAATTGTGCCAAAAAGCGCTCAACACCTTCACGCAATTTAACGAGTTGGATTTGGCTAAAATAACTTTCGCTCGTTTGTATGAAAAAAACCCTATTGTGCAAAACGCCCAATTTTACATAGGGGTATTAATCTTGTTAAAAGAGTTTGATAAGGCCCAGCAAATCGCAGAATTATTCCCCTTTGACAGGCGCTTGTTGCTAGACTTATACACCGCGCAAAAGAAATTCGATCAAGCTTCCAAACAGGCTTCTCTGATCTATCAAGAAAAAAAAGACCCTAAATTCTTAGGATTAGAAGCTATTTATCATTATGAAAGCTTGAGCGCGAAAAATAAAAAACTCACCAAAGAAGAGATGCTGCCTATCATTCAAAAATTAGAGCAAGCCACCAAAGAGCGCCAGCAAATACTCGCTAAAACCAAAGATAAAGAAGACGCGCAAGACGCTTTCTTTTATAATTTCTTAGGGTATTCCTTAATAGATTATGACATGGATATTAAAAGGGGCATGGATTTTGTGAGGAAAGCCTTAGCGTTGGATTCTGGATCAGTGCTTTATTTGGATTCTTTAGCATGGGGTTATTACAAATTGGGGAATTGTTTGGAGGCTAAAAAAATTTTTTCTAGCATCGCTAAAGAGTCTATCCAAGCCGAACCCGAATTGAAAGAGCACAATAAGATCATTCAAGAATGCAAGAAATAG
- the waaC gene encoding lipopolysaccharide heptosyltransferase I: MKIAIVRLSALGDIIVSAVFLAAIKERFTDAQIEWFVDERFGAILEHSPYIDKLHPIALKSALTTLNPLKIFKLFKSLRAYEYDIIIDMQGLVKSALITQTLKAPKKVGFDYASAREGLSAFFYSQKVSIAYDEPILKRNFTLLSQALNLPKKEILKEISEGLSSRAKVFSYQDSPKINALNLNQNKLKILFVLETSKINKTYPTERFKELALMLENFQICLLWHADEDKANALYGALKHQRDVLLLPKLTLNEVKALLFKMDLIVGGDTGITHLAWALQKASITLYGNTPMERFKLESPINVSLTGNSNANYHKKDFSIQNIDPKKIKECVLNILKEKE; encoded by the coding sequence TTGAAAATAGCGATTGTCAGGCTTTCAGCGCTCGGGGATATTATCGTGAGCGCGGTGTTTTTAGCGGCTATTAAAGAGCGCTTCACTGACGCTCAAATAGAATGGTTCGTGGATGAAAGATTTGGCGCGATTTTAGAGCATTCCCCTTATATTGATAAATTACACCCCATCGCTTTAAAAAGCGCGCTCACAACCTTGAACCCTTTGAAGATTTTCAAACTTTTTAAATCTTTAAGGGCTTATGAATACGATATAATCATTGACATGCAAGGCCTAGTCAAATCCGCCCTCATCACTCAAACGTTGAAAGCCCCTAAAAAAGTCGGTTTTGATTACGCTTCGGCTAGAGAGGGTTTGAGCGCGTTTTTTTACTCGCAAAAAGTTTCTATCGCTTATGATGAGCCCATTTTAAAGCGCAATTTCACGCTCCTTTCTCAAGCCCTAAACTTGCCCAAAAAAGAAATTTTAAAAGAAATTTCAGAGGGTTTAAGCTCTAGGGCTAAAGTGTTTTCTTACCAAGATTCCCCAAAAATCAATGCGTTAAATTTGAATCAAAATAAGCTAAAAATCCTTTTTGTTTTAGAAACTTCTAAAATCAATAAAACTTACCCAACAGAGCGTTTTAAAGAGCTGGCTTTGATGCTAGAAAATTTTCAAATTTGCTTGTTATGGCATGCTGATGAAGATAAGGCTAATGCGCTTTATGGTGCTTTAAAACACCAACGCGATGTTTTATTGCTCCCCAAACTCACTTTAAACGAAGTTAAGGCGTTGCTCTTTAAAATGGATTTGATTGTTGGGGGCGATACGGGTATCACGCATTTAGCATGGGCGTTGCAAAAAGCTAGCATCACCCTTTATGGCAACACGCCCATGGAGCGTTTTAAATTAGAAAGCCCGATCAATGTTTCGCTCACCGGTAATTCAAACGCTAACTACCATAAAAAGGATTTTTCTATCCAAAACATAGATCCTAAAAAAATTAAAGAATGCGTTTTAAACATTTTAAAGGAAAAAGAATGA
- the miaB gene encoding tRNA (N6-isopentenyl adenosine(37)-C2)-methylthiotransferase MiaB — MKVYIETMGCAMNSRDSEHLLSELSKLDYKETNDPKMADLILINTCSVREKPERKLFSEIGQFAKIKKPNAKIGVCGCTASHMGADILKKAPSVSFVLGARNVSKISQVIHKEKAVEVAIDYDESAYAFEFFEKKAQIRSLLNISIGCDKKCAYCIVPHTRGKEISIPMDLILREAEKLANNGTKELMLLGQNVNNYGVRFSSEHVKVDFSDLLDKLSEIPGIERIRFTSPHPLHMNDVFLERFAKNPKVCKSIHMPLQSGSSAVLKMMRRGYSKEWFLNRVERLKALVPEVGISTDIIVGFPNESDKDFEDTMEVLEKVRFDTLYSFIYSPRPFTEAGAWKERVPLEVSSSRLERLQNRHKEILEEKAKLEVGKTHVVLVENRREMDNQIVGFEGRSDTGKFIEVTCKEKRNPGELVKVEIISHSKGRLIAAIKGN; from the coding sequence TTGAAAGTTTATATTGAAACCATGGGTTGTGCCATGAATTCTAGGGATAGCGAGCATCTACTAAGCGAACTATCCAAACTGGATTATAAAGAGACTAACGACCCTAAAATGGCGGATTTGATTTTAATCAACACTTGTAGCGTGCGCGAAAAGCCTGAAAGGAAATTGTTTTCAGAAATCGGTCAATTCGCTAAAATCAAAAAACCCAACGCCAAAATCGGGGTTTGCGGGTGCACCGCAAGCCACATGGGAGCGGATATTTTGAAAAAAGCCCCAAGCGTGAGCTTTGTGTTAGGGGCTAGGAATGTGTCTAAAATCTCTCAAGTGATCCATAAAGAAAAAGCGGTTGAAGTGGCGATTGATTATGATGAAAGCGCGTATGCGTTTGAATTTTTTGAAAAAAAGGCTCAAATTAGATCGTTACTAAACATCTCTATAGGTTGCGATAAAAAATGCGCTTATTGCATTGTCCCGCACACTAGGGGGAAAGAAATTTCTATCCCTATGGATTTGATTTTAAGAGAAGCTGAGAAATTGGCGAATAACGGCACTAAAGAGCTCATGCTTTTAGGGCAGAATGTGAATAATTACGGCGTTCGTTTCAGCAGCGAGCATGTGAAAGTGGATTTTAGCGATTTGTTGGATAAATTGAGCGAAATTCCAGGCATTGAAAGGATACGATTCACTTCGCCTCACCCTTTGCACATGAATGATGTATTTTTAGAACGCTTTGCCAAAAACCCTAAAGTGTGCAAGAGTATCCACATGCCCTTACAGAGTGGATCTAGTGCGGTGTTAAAGATGATGCGAAGGGGTTATAGTAAAGAGTGGTTTTTAAATCGGGTGGAGAGATTAAAGGCTTTAGTGCCTGAAGTGGGTATCAGCACGGATATTATCGTAGGCTTCCCTAATGAGAGCGATAAGGATTTTGAAGACACGATGGAGGTTCTAGAAAAAGTGCGCTTTGACACGCTCTATAGTTTCATTTATTCCCCACGCCCTTTCACTGAGGCGGGAGCTTGGAAGGAGAGAGTGCCGTTAGAAGTTTCATCTTCAAGGTTGGAGAGGTTGCAAAACAGGCACAAAGAAATTTTAGAAGAAAAAGCCAAGTTGGAAGTGGGCAAAACGCATGTGGTGTTGGTGGAAAATAGGCGTGAAATGGATAATCAAATCGTGGGTTTTGAAGGGCGCAGCGATACGGGGAAATTCATTGAAGTAACTTGTAAAGAAAAAAGAAACCCGGGCGAGCTTGTAAAAGTGGAGATTATTTCTCATTCCAAAGGGCGCTTGATAGCGGCCATCAAAGGCAACTAA
- a CDS encoding indole-3-glycerol phosphate synthase, producing the protein MQEIGILDNLQKSLALKEGMLSYEMLGKSLSYNPYLPRIIPQTKDCVFVTPDEVLEKLLKENTHTDCVIVNFKGLYEIGVPSVFDLEVLGLLRRHASSLIVHEDFFISHYQLLESLVQGSDGVILDEELLKEDLKGMIDFAWRLGLGVFVETHKQDYTHLKDLGVLGVLENSPHSYNQKKIVFLD; encoded by the coding sequence ATGCAAGAAATAGGGATTTTAGACAATTTACAAAAAAGCTTAGCCTTAAAAGAGGGCATGCTTTCTTATGAAATGTTAGGTAAAAGCCTGTCGTATAACCCTTACTTGCCTAGAATCATTCCTCAAACCAAAGATTGTGTTTTTGTAACCCCTGATGAGGTTTTAGAAAAGCTTTTGAAAGAAAACACCCACACCGATTGCGTCATTGTCAATTTCAAAGGATTATACGAAATAGGCGTGCCAAGCGTGTTTGATTTAGAAGTTTTAGGGTTATTGCGCCGCCATGCGAGTTCTTTGATAGTCCATGAGGATTTTTTTATCAGCCATTACCAGCTTTTAGAATCCCTTGTTCAAGGCTCTGATGGGGTCATTTTAGATGAAGAGCTTTTGAAAGAAGATCTAAAAGGCATGATAGATTTCGCTTGGCGTTTGGGCTTAGGCGTGTTTGTAGAAACCCACAAACAAGACTACACCCATTTAAAAGATTTAGGGGTTTTAGGCGTGTTGGAAAATAGCCCCCATTCTTATAATCAAAAAAAAATAGTCTTTTTAGATTGA
- a CDS encoding YkgJ family cysteine cluster protein, with protein MQDFDFSFNPKACEGCGAKCCVGESGYIFLNIQEMQQISAFLKLELEEFSQKYVKKVGYKFSLLEKDAKELGLACVFLDLETKKCQIYSVRPKQCQTFPFWESVKTFSKEQKEAFCQSCPGITQKTKETKVR; from the coding sequence ATGCAAGATTTTGATTTCAGTTTTAATCCTAAGGCATGCGAGGGTTGTGGGGCAAAGTGTTGCGTGGGGGAAAGCGGGTATATTTTTTTGAATATCCAAGAAATGCAACAAATTAGCGCTTTTTTAAAATTAGAATTAGAAGAATTCAGTCAAAAATACGTTAAAAAGGTGGGGTATAAGTTCTCTTTATTAGAAAAAGACGCTAAAGAGTTGGGTTTGGCGTGCGTGTTTTTGGATTTGGAGACGAAAAAATGCCAGATTTATAGCGTACGCCCTAAGCAATGCCAAACTTTTCCTTTTTGGGAGAGCGTGAAAACTTTCTCTAAAGAGCAAAAAGAAGCTTTTTGCCAAAGCTGTCCGGGCATCACACAAAAAACCAAAGAAACTAAAGTGCGCTAA
- a CDS encoding lysophospholipid acyltransferase family protein, with protein MSLKFFRKNIVLKVVPRLAFGVLWLLHKTCKNRYFLAQNLKEKPFIVSCWHGELGMIGFAYLRLEKPSVYVIASQHFDGSIAAGLFESFGFKNIRGSSKKGGVKVLIEGLKRLKEGCDVAITPDGPKGPRHSIADGVIALAQKSGVGISACRVVCKNAWRLNTWDQFEIPKPFSEVHYYMLESVIIPKEWELSKAKEYLKTCMDSVEFEESQRGLGA; from the coding sequence TTGAGCTTAAAATTTTTCAGGAAAAATATCGTTTTAAAGGTTGTCCCACGCTTGGCGTTTGGAGTCCTTTGGTTGTTGCATAAAACTTGTAAAAACCGCTATTTTTTAGCTCAAAATTTAAAAGAAAAACCCTTTATTGTAAGCTGTTGGCATGGGGAGCTTGGCATGATCGGGTTTGCGTATTTAAGGCTTGAAAAACCTTCTGTTTATGTGATCGCAAGCCAGCATTTTGATGGCTCTATTGCGGCGGGCTTGTTTGAAAGCTTTGGTTTTAAAAACATTAGAGGTTCTAGCAAAAAAGGGGGGGTTAAGGTTTTGATAGAGGGGCTTAAACGATTGAAAGAAGGTTGCGATGTCGCTATCACTCCTGATGGCCCTAAAGGCCCACGACACAGCATAGCGGATGGGGTGATCGCTTTAGCTCAAAAATCAGGCGTGGGGATTAGCGCTTGTCGGGTGGTTTGTAAAAACGCATGGCGGTTGAACACTTGGGATCAATTTGAAATCCCTAAGCCTTTTAGCGAAGTGCATTATTACATGCTAGAATCGGTAATCATCCCTAAAGAATGGGAGCTTTCAAAGGCTAAAGAATATTTAAAGACGTGCATGGATTCTGTTGAATTTGAAGAATCTCAAAGGGGTTTGGGTGCTTAA